The proteins below come from a single Bryobacter aggregatus MPL3 genomic window:
- the atpA gene encoding F0F1 ATP synthase subunit alpha, translating to MAQIRADEISRVLRQEIENYDKAVNVEEIGSVISVGDGIARIYGLEKVMAGELVEFPGVGVSGLALNLEEDQVGVVLLGDATGIKEGDEVRRTGRIMSVPVGKAMIGRVVNALGQPIDGKGPIATDSFNAIERLAPGVVDRQPVKQPMQTGIKSIDAMIPIGRGQRELIIGDRQTGKTAIAIDAIINQKGGDMICVYVAIGQKRSTVAQVVKTLEEQGAMEYSIVVAATASDPAPMQYLAPFAGCAIGEFFRDNGGHALCIYDDLSKHAAAYREISLLLRRPPGREAYPGDVFYLHSRLLERAAKLSAKLGGGSLTALPFIETQAGDVSAYIPTNVISITDGQIFLESDLFNSNIRPAVNVGISVSRVGGSAQIKAMRQVSGSLRLDLAQYRALAAFAQFGSDLDKASQQQLTRGSRLVELLKQPQYAPLPVEKQVLIVYAGTSGVIDDLPLDKVRSFEVELFRFVENAHPSILSDIREKKEMTDDIKKAVNAALKEFKDRFVAEHVKK from the coding sequence ATGGCTCAAATCCGGGCAGACGAAATTTCGCGCGTACTGCGGCAGGAAATCGAAAATTATGACAAGGCCGTCAATGTAGAAGAGATCGGCTCTGTGATCAGCGTTGGCGACGGGATTGCCCGCATCTATGGCCTGGAGAAGGTCATGGCGGGCGAACTGGTGGAGTTCCCCGGCGTTGGCGTTTCTGGCCTTGCGCTGAACCTCGAAGAAGACCAGGTGGGTGTGGTGTTGTTGGGCGACGCCACTGGGATTAAAGAAGGCGATGAAGTGCGCCGCACAGGCCGCATCATGTCGGTTCCTGTCGGCAAGGCGATGATTGGCCGCGTGGTCAACGCGCTCGGCCAGCCGATCGACGGCAAGGGCCCGATCGCGACGGACTCCTTCAATGCCATTGAGCGCCTGGCGCCTGGCGTGGTCGACCGTCAGCCGGTGAAGCAGCCGATGCAGACCGGCATCAAGAGCATCGACGCGATGATTCCGATTGGCCGTGGCCAGCGCGAATTGATCATTGGCGATCGCCAGACCGGCAAGACCGCCATCGCCATCGACGCGATCATCAACCAAAAGGGCGGCGACATGATCTGCGTCTATGTCGCGATCGGCCAGAAGCGCTCGACGGTGGCGCAGGTTGTGAAGACTCTCGAAGAGCAAGGCGCGATGGAGTATTCGATCGTCGTTGCCGCGACGGCCTCCGATCCGGCCCCGATGCAGTATCTGGCGCCCTTTGCTGGTTGCGCCATCGGTGAGTTCTTCCGCGACAACGGCGGCCATGCCCTTTGTATCTATGACGATTTGTCGAAGCACGCTGCGGCCTATCGCGAGATCTCGCTGCTGCTGCGTCGTCCTCCTGGCCGCGAAGCCTATCCCGGTGACGTGTTCTACTTGCACTCCCGCTTGCTGGAACGTGCCGCAAAGCTGAGCGCCAAGCTCGGTGGCGGTTCGCTGACCGCGCTGCCGTTTATCGAAACGCAGGCCGGCGACGTTTCTGCTTACATTCCGACGAACGTGATTTCGATTACGGACGGACAGATCTTCCTTGAGTCGGACTTGTTTAACTCGAACATCCGCCCTGCGGTGAACGTCGGCATCTCGGTGTCGCGCGTCGGTGGCAGCGCCCAGATCAAGGCCATGCGTCAGGTGTCGGGTTCGCTCCGTCTGGACCTGGCCCAGTACCGCGCACTCGCTGCGTTCGCTCAGTTTGGCTCCGATCTCGATAAGGCTTCGCAACAGCAGTTGACCCGCGGCAGCCGTCTGGTGGAGTTGTTGAAGCAGCCGCAGTATGCGCCGCTGCCGGTAGAGAAGCAGGTGCTGATTGTTTACGCCGGTACGAGTGGCGTGATCGACGATCTGCCGCTCGATAAGGTTCGCTCCTTTGAAGTGGAGCTGTTCCGCTTTGTCGAGAACGCACATCCTTCGATTCTTTCGGACATCCGTGAGAAGAAGGAGATGACGGACGATATCAAGAAGGCCGTCAACGCAGCTCTCAAGGAATTCAAAGATCGCTTTGTCGCCGAGCACGTAAAGAAATAA
- the atpG gene encoding ATP synthase F1 subunit gamma encodes MPSLIDLRRRIRSVKNTQQITKAMKMVAAAKLRRAQERVLAARPYSEIYAQMLADVAAAAAHAGGDISHPLLASREEKRILLILVTSDRGLAGAFNTNLIKAAQVFIAEHKNASFQIEAVGRKGRDFFARRDYTFTGEHVGVVEKARFSDAAAIAQNAALAYSDDRVDAVYLIYNEFKSVIAQKLTVSKLLPIAVESSEEPKDYIFEQPPAQLLGTLLPKYVETGIYRAMLESSAAEHAARMTAMDAATTNAADVLEGLTLYLNRVRQASITKEIIEIVSGAAALD; translated from the coding sequence ATGCCCAGCCTGATTGACTTACGCCGCCGCATCCGGTCGGTCAAGAACACGCAGCAGATCACCAAGGCCATGAAGATGGTGGCCGCGGCGAAGCTGCGCCGTGCGCAGGAACGCGTGCTGGCTGCCCGTCCTTACTCGGAAATTTACGCGCAGATGCTGGCCGATGTGGCTGCCGCCGCTGCCCATGCGGGCGGAGACATCAGCCATCCGCTGCTTGCTTCCCGCGAGGAGAAGCGCATTCTGCTGATCCTGGTGACCAGCGATCGCGGCCTGGCCGGCGCCTTCAATACGAACCTGATCAAGGCCGCACAGGTCTTTATCGCGGAACATAAGAACGCCAGCTTTCAGATTGAAGCTGTGGGCCGCAAGGGCCGCGACTTCTTTGCGCGCCGCGATTACACCTTTACCGGCGAGCATGTCGGGGTGGTGGAGAAGGCGCGCTTTTCGGACGCCGCCGCCATTGCCCAGAATGCCGCTCTTGCTTATTCCGATGACCGCGTTGATGCGGTCTATCTGATCTATAACGAATTCAAAAGCGTCATTGCGCAAAAGTTGACGGTGTCCAAGCTGCTCCCGATTGCTGTCGAGAGCAGTGAAGAGCCGAAGGATTATATCTTCGAGCAACCGCCCGCCCAGTTGCTCGGCACCCTGCTGCCGAAGTATGTCGAGACCGGAATCTATCGCGCCATGTTGGAGAGTTCAGCGGCAGAGCACGCTGCCCGCATGACGGCGATGGACGCTGCCACTACCAATGCAGCCGATGTACTCGAAGGACTGACGCTGTATCTCAATCGCGTCCGTCAGGCCAGCATTACCAAGGAAATCATCGAAATCGTCAGCGGCGCTGCCGCTTTGGATTAA
- the atpD gene encoding F0F1 ATP synthase subunit beta has protein sequence MSTTAEAVVGKIIQVAGPAVDVQFPEAHIPLIYTAIRITSEGYNTPAPIDIIAEVAQHIGEGRVRCIALQPTEGLVRGMKAESLGKPVTVPVGREVLGRVLNVIGEPVDEMGPVKATHFSSIHREAPAFDEQSTELQMFETGIKVIDLIEPYLRGGKIGLFGGAGVGKTVIIMELINNLAMKHGGFSVFAGVGERTREGNDLWLEFQESGVIDPNDYTKSKAALIYGQMTEPPGARLRVALTGLTVAEYFRDEENADVLLFIDNVFRFTQAGSEVSALLGRMPSAVGYQPNLASEMGSLQERITSTAKGSITSVQAIYVPADDYTDPAPATAFTHLDATTNLSRDIAALGIYPAVDPLASTSRILDPRIVGELHYQTAQRVKQVLQRYKDLQDIIAILGIDELGEEDRLSVSRARKIQRFLSQPFFVAQQFTGMEGKYVKLEDSIKGFKEICDGKYDDLPEQAFYMVGTIEEVLEKAEKLKKA, from the coding sequence ATGTCCACCACCGCTGAAGCCGTCGTAGGCAAAATTATCCAGGTCGCCGGCCCCGCCGTCGACGTGCAGTTCCCTGAAGCGCACATCCCGTTGATCTATACCGCCATCCGCATCACCTCGGAAGGCTACAACACCCCCGCGCCGATCGACATCATCGCTGAGGTCGCCCAGCACATCGGCGAAGGCCGCGTGCGTTGCATCGCACTGCAGCCCACCGAAGGTCTGGTGCGTGGCATGAAGGCGGAGTCGCTCGGCAAGCCTGTCACGGTGCCTGTGGGCCGTGAAGTGCTTGGCCGCGTGTTGAACGTGATCGGCGAGCCGGTTGATGAGATGGGTCCGGTGAAGGCAACGCACTTCTCCTCCATCCATCGCGAAGCTCCTGCCTTTGATGAGCAGTCGACCGAGCTGCAGATGTTTGAGACGGGCATCAAGGTCATCGATTTGATCGAGCCTTATCTCCGTGGCGGCAAGATCGGCCTGTTTGGCGGCGCCGGCGTCGGCAAGACCGTCATCATCATGGAGCTGATCAACAACCTCGCGATGAAGCATGGCGGCTTCTCGGTGTTTGCCGGCGTCGGCGAGCGCACCCGTGAGGGCAACGATCTCTGGTTGGAATTCCAGGAGTCTGGCGTGATCGACCCGAACGACTATACGAAGTCGAAGGCGGCTTTGATCTACGGGCAGATGACCGAGCCTCCAGGCGCGCGTCTCCGTGTGGCGCTCACCGGCCTGACCGTTGCGGAATACTTCCGTGACGAAGAGAACGCCGACGTGCTGCTGTTTATCGACAACGTGTTCCGCTTTACGCAGGCGGGTTCGGAAGTATCGGCACTGTTGGGCCGTATGCCCAGCGCCGTGGGTTATCAGCCAAATCTGGCGAGCGAAATGGGTTCCTTGCAGGAGCGCATCACCTCGACGGCCAAGGGTTCGATCACCTCGGTGCAGGCGATCTATGTGCCTGCCGACGATTACACCGATCCGGCGCCGGCCACCGCGTTTACACACCTGGATGCAACGACGAACCTGTCGCGCGACATTGCGGCTCTCGGAATTTATCCGGCCGTTGATCCGCTGGCTTCCACCTCGCGCATTCTTGATCCGCGCATCGTTGGCGAACTGCATTACCAGACGGCGCAGCGCGTCAAGCAGGTGTTGCAGCGCTATAAGGACTTGCAAGACATCATCGCGATTCTCGGTATCGACGAACTTGGCGAAGAAGATCGCTTGAGCGTGTCGCGTGCCCGTAAGATCCAGCGCTTCCTGTCGCAGCCCTTCTTCGTCGCCCAGCAGTTTACGGGCATGGAAGGCAAGTACGTGAAACTTGAGGATTCGATCAAGGGCTTCAAGGAAATCTGCGATGGCAAATACGACGATCTGCCTGAACAGGCCTTCTACATGGTGGGAACCATCGAAGAAGTGCTCGAAAAGGCCGAGAAGCTGAAGAAGGCCTAA
- a CDS encoding F0F1 ATP synthase subunit epsilon — protein sequence MADTFTIEIATPEKLVIRNEVTEAQIPGAEGMLGILPGHAALISEIDPGELSYKMDGQNHVLAVSKGWVEVSNNKVRVLVDACENATQIDRARAEEALRRANERLSSPKQELDMARALNAAKRAHARLAVAKNQ from the coding sequence GTGGCTGACACCTTCACCATCGAAATCGCAACGCCCGAAAAGCTGGTCATTCGCAATGAAGTGACGGAAGCGCAGATTCCGGGCGCCGAGGGGATGCTGGGTATCCTGCCCGGCCATGCCGCTCTGATCAGCGAAATCGACCCTGGCGAGCTCAGCTATAAGATGGACGGCCAGAATCATGTTCTGGCTGTATCCAAGGGCTGGGTCGAAGTCTCAAACAACAAGGTGCGCGTGCTGGTTGATGCCTGCGAGAATGCAACGCAAATCGATCGGGCTCGTGCCGAGGAAGCACTCCGGCGCGCCAATGAGCGCCTGAGTTCGCCGAAGCAGGAATTGGATATGGCGCGGGCGCTGAATGCCGCCAAGCGCGCCCATGCCCGGTTGGCTGTTGCGAAGAATCAGTAA
- a CDS encoding putative quinol monooxygenase, translating into MYGIIVKMNAVAGKREELIAILSEGTTAMPGCLSYIIAKDPADGDAIWITEVWENQASHEASLQLPAVRKAITAGRPLIAGFGSRTITTPVGGHGLIPVK; encoded by the coding sequence ATGTACGGAATCATTGTGAAAATGAACGCAGTCGCAGGAAAGCGGGAGGAACTCATCGCAATTCTCAGCGAAGGAACGACAGCGATGCCCGGCTGTCTCAGCTATATCATTGCGAAAGATCCCGCTGACGGAGATGCCATCTGGATCACAGAAGTCTGGGAGAATCAGGCCAGCCATGAAGCCTCGCTCCAACTCCCTGCGGTGCGGAAAGCGATCACTGCCGGCAGGCCACTCATTGCCGGTTTTGGAAGCCGCACCATCACCACACCCGTAGGTGGGCACGGATTGATCCCGGTAAAGTGA
- a CDS encoding VIT1/CCC1 transporter family protein: MKNAARGDFHLHLRHKERHVTSRVGWLRAAVLGANDGIVSTASLVLGVASANSGHKAILVAGIAGLMAGAGAMAAGEYVSVHSQADSEQADLAREKVELANDFESEHRELMEIYVERGLDAKLADEVARQLMAHDALGAHARDELGISETMTARPIQAAMASAASFAVGAALPLLVVAITPGPYLIPLVAATSLLFLASLGGVAARAGGARVLVGATRVLFWGAIAMGLTAAVGKIFGEA; the protein is encoded by the coding sequence ATGAAAAATGCTGCGCGAGGAGATTTTCATTTGCACTTACGTCACAAAGAACGCCACGTCACCTCCCGGGTGGGTTGGCTACGCGCCGCTGTCCTTGGCGCAAACGATGGAATCGTTTCGACGGCGAGCTTGGTGCTGGGTGTCGCCTCGGCCAACTCCGGCCACAAAGCAATCCTCGTCGCAGGCATTGCCGGGCTCATGGCAGGGGCAGGAGCTATGGCGGCAGGAGAGTATGTCTCTGTGCATTCGCAGGCGGACAGCGAGCAAGCTGATCTCGCACGAGAAAAGGTGGAATTGGCAAATGACTTTGAGAGCGAACATCGGGAACTCATGGAAATCTACGTCGAGAGAGGGCTCGACGCGAAGCTCGCCGATGAAGTAGCCCGGCAGTTGATGGCGCATGATGCCTTAGGAGCCCATGCCCGGGACGAATTGGGCATCTCAGAAACAATGACCGCGCGCCCGATCCAGGCAGCGATGGCATCGGCCGCAAGCTTTGCGGTCGGTGCGGCACTCCCCTTGCTGGTGGTGGCTATCACGCCAGGTCCCTATCTCATTCCACTGGTTGCCGCCACCTCGCTCCTGTTCCTCGCCTCGTTAGGCGGCGTCGCAGCCAGAGCGGGCGGCGCACGCGTGCTGGTGGGCGCAACTCGAGTCCTATTCTGGGGGGCGATCGCAATGGGCTTGACTGCTGCAGTTGGAAAGATATTCGGGGAAGCATGA
- a CDS encoding 3-keto-disaccharide hydrolase yields the protein MRPAAFLIVTALLVAVFSATGGPVPEFRSLFNGKNLAGWVNVNTDPGTWSVKKGLLVCSGHPIGVMRSEKQYENFILHIEWMHMEAGGNSGVFVWSSANPNPASRLPDGVEVQMLELEWPELNKKDGVTPPIAYVHGELFGVNGVRTIPDNPRGTRSMSVENRCLGKGQWNTYDVVAVDGTIKLSVNGKVVNGISKSTQRKGYLCLESEGAEIHFRNIKIMELPPSH from the coding sequence ATGCGTCCTGCTGCATTTCTCATTGTGACTGCGCTGCTTGTTGCCGTGTTCTCCGCGACAGGTGGTCCGGTGCCGGAGTTCCGAAGTCTTTTCAATGGTAAGAATCTGGCGGGGTGGGTGAATGTCAATACCGACCCCGGGACTTGGAGTGTGAAGAAAGGCCTGCTGGTATGCTCCGGCCATCCGATTGGAGTGATGCGAAGCGAGAAGCAATATGAGAACTTTATTCTCCACATCGAATGGATGCACATGGAGGCTGGTGGCAACTCCGGCGTGTTTGTCTGGAGCAGTGCGAACCCGAATCCGGCGAGCCGGCTGCCAGATGGTGTTGAGGTGCAAATGCTCGAACTGGAGTGGCCGGAGTTGAATAAGAAGGATGGTGTTACGCCTCCCATCGCTTATGTGCATGGTGAGCTTTTTGGTGTAAACGGTGTCAGGACCATTCCCGATAATCCGCGTGGGACGCGCAGTATGTCTGTTGAGAATCGTTGTCTCGGTAAGGGGCAGTGGAACACTTACGATGTCGTTGCCGTGGACGGTACGATCAAGCTGTCGGTCAATGGCAAGGTAGTAAACGGCATCAGCAAGTCGACGCAGCGCAAAGGCTATCTCTGCCTCGAATCAGAAGGCGCCGAGATCCACTTTCGCAACATCAAGATCATGGAATTGCCGCCAAGCCACTAG
- a CDS encoding alpha/beta hydrolase domain-containing protein has protein sequence MRIFLLIAFLAATGSAELTRLEVQREEVVLKGKAFGQAGAYRKIVGQAHFALDPSLPQNQAIADLKLAPRNTQGKVEFQGDFYLLTPADPAKANGKLFYEVGNRGTKAALRVMQKAAGSPDPSTPEHFGDAYLMRQGYSILWMGWQWDVPQGRMRMELPIATENGAAITGLVRSNFIFSKRTQTASLADSGHIAYEPIHRNNPEDTLTVRDTATGTPHKLPRADWQILPNGMVTLAGGFAPGQIYEVIYRASGPRVIGCSLAATRDLIEHFKTQRQIKVAYAWGSSQSGRYLRQFLYEGFNEMEGGGAAFDGVIDEVGGAGRGSFNVRFGQASRDAEQHFNFFYPVDIFPFADGPTTDPFSKRNDSLLAKATDKKVVPKLFHILSSAEYYNRGASLTHTDPLGKSDLAIPGTSRLYMISSGAHFPGPFPPQVEDTETQAALNPLNRVPLSRALFAALDKWVSGEAEPPPSQYPKLIDRSLVQASTATWPRIPNLTLPPPNLKVYQLDFSTEPPQIGPQYATLVPAVDEDGIDKAGIRLPLVAAPLATYTGWNYRHPNAGAPSQLQGETGAILPFALSRATRNIHTDTRLSIGERYPTREHYLGLIAEAARKLVKSGLMLVEDIPDTLDLASTHYEWAIHH, from the coding sequence ATGAGGATTTTCCTGCTCATCGCCTTCCTGGCGGCCACTGGCTCCGCGGAGCTCACCCGCCTTGAGGTGCAACGCGAAGAAGTAGTGCTGAAAGGCAAAGCATTTGGGCAAGCTGGCGCTTACCGCAAGATCGTCGGGCAAGCTCATTTTGCGCTCGATCCTTCCCTGCCCCAGAATCAAGCCATTGCCGACCTCAAACTCGCGCCCAGAAATACACAGGGCAAGGTCGAATTCCAAGGCGACTTTTACCTGCTCACTCCGGCCGACCCGGCGAAAGCAAACGGCAAGCTCTTCTACGAGGTGGGCAATCGAGGCACCAAGGCAGCCCTGCGCGTCATGCAGAAGGCCGCGGGCTCTCCCGATCCCAGTACGCCCGAACACTTCGGCGACGCGTATCTGATGCGCCAAGGGTATTCGATCCTCTGGATGGGCTGGCAGTGGGATGTCCCGCAAGGCCGCATGCGCATGGAACTGCCCATCGCAACCGAAAACGGCGCGGCGATCACCGGGCTGGTGCGCAGCAATTTCATCTTCTCAAAACGAACCCAAACCGCATCGCTTGCCGACAGCGGCCACATCGCCTATGAGCCCATCCACCGCAACAACCCCGAAGACACGCTCACCGTCCGCGACACCGCGACCGGCACGCCCCACAAACTCCCACGGGCCGATTGGCAAATACTGCCCAATGGCATGGTCACCCTCGCCGGGGGCTTCGCGCCAGGGCAGATCTATGAAGTGATCTATCGGGCCAGCGGGCCACGCGTGATTGGCTGCAGTCTCGCCGCCACGCGCGATCTGATCGAGCATTTCAAGACGCAACGGCAGATCAAGGTCGCCTACGCCTGGGGCTCCTCCCAAAGCGGACGCTATCTGCGCCAATTCCTCTATGAGGGCTTCAACGAAATGGAAGGCGGAGGAGCAGCCTTCGATGGCGTGATCGATGAAGTCGGAGGCGCCGGTCGCGGTTCCTTCAATGTACGCTTCGGACAAGCGAGCCGCGATGCTGAGCAGCACTTCAATTTCTTCTACCCGGTGGACATCTTTCCTTTCGCCGACGGCCCCACAACCGACCCATTCAGCAAGCGAAACGATTCTCTTCTGGCCAAAGCGACAGACAAAAAAGTAGTACCCAAGCTCTTCCACATTCTGTCCAGCGCGGAATATTACAATCGCGGAGCCTCCTTGACCCACACCGATCCGCTGGGCAAAAGTGACCTCGCCATCCCTGGCACCTCACGCCTCTACATGATCAGTTCGGGAGCCCATTTCCCAGGCCCCTTCCCGCCACAGGTCGAGGACACAGAAACACAAGCAGCCCTCAACCCCCTGAATCGCGTTCCACTCTCACGAGCGCTCTTTGCCGCGCTGGACAAATGGGTGAGCGGCGAAGCAGAACCGCCGCCCAGCCAGTATCCGAAACTGATCGACCGAAGCCTGGTACAAGCGAGCACGGCCACTTGGCCTCGCATTCCGAACCTCACGCTGCCGCCGCCGAACCTCAAGGTCTACCAGCTTGATTTCAGTACCGAGCCGCCTCAGATCGGCCCGCAGTATGCAACTCTCGTACCGGCTGTCGACGAAGACGGCATCGACAAGGCAGGCATTCGCTTGCCACTTGTTGCCGCCCCGCTCGCCACTTATACGGGATGGAACTACCGCCATCCGAATGCGGGCGCACCCTCACAATTGCAAGGCGAAACCGGCGCAATCCTGCCCTTCGCCTTATCGCGCGCCACAAGAAACATCCACACCGATACCCGCTTGTCGATCGGCGAACGCTACCCCACGCGCGAGCACTATCTGGGCTTAATTGCCGAGGCGGCTCGCAAGCTGGTGAAGAGCGGCCTGATGCTGGTGGAAGACATTCCCGACACCCTCGATCTGGCGTCCACCCATTATGAATGGGCCATCCATCACTAG
- a CDS encoding sulfatase produces MLTRRALLGATPALLLSKSKPKRPNIIWYLPDQWRGQALGFMGDPNAKTPHLDQLAKDGLHFPTTLANSPVCCPARSILLTGQYCHLNGMTANDLRLNENSNTMAKILGAAGYKTAFIGKWHLDGGPRMPGFIPPGPRRQGFEYWAANECSHDHFHAQYFRDDPKPIAMNKFEAEGWTDLAIEFLDSQKNSEQPFFLVVAPGPPHDPYGAPEEYLKHVNPDQLKLRGNYEEFEGGPTRKDLAGYYAACTAVDAQVGRLRRHLATTRHAEDTALIFSSDHGDMLGSHGLRLKRKPYEESIRVPGIIHYPRVVKPGRVNLNMLAHIDIPATTLGLCGVDVPSNFQGLDLSTTVAGRTDRTRKETFFQIFGPYNGDGTVAGWRAIRTDRYLYARYVDKPWVLFDMDNDPFQRRNLVGDPQARTFVLPDLEARLKGQMQRTGDSWSFNWSAPVEDAGRLYKNRTYSSVAEYLNSPQ; encoded by the coding sequence ATGTTGACGCGACGCGCCTTGTTGGGTGCGACCCCAGCTCTTCTGCTTTCTAAAAGCAAGCCGAAGCGGCCCAATATCATCTGGTATCTGCCGGACCAGTGGCGTGGACAGGCGCTTGGGTTTATGGGCGATCCCAATGCGAAGACGCCCCATCTGGATCAGCTTGCCAAAGACGGCTTGCACTTTCCGACAACCTTGGCGAACTCGCCTGTGTGCTGCCCGGCGCGCTCCATTCTGCTGACGGGGCAGTACTGCCACCTGAACGGAATGACCGCGAACGACCTGCGCCTGAACGAGAATTCGAACACGATGGCGAAGATCCTCGGCGCGGCCGGGTACAAGACCGCGTTCATCGGCAAATGGCATCTGGACGGCGGCCCCCGGATGCCGGGTTTCATTCCTCCAGGCCCGCGGCGGCAGGGCTTCGAATACTGGGCGGCGAACGAATGCAGCCACGATCATTTTCATGCGCAGTACTTTCGCGATGATCCAAAGCCGATTGCAATGAACAAGTTTGAGGCGGAAGGTTGGACCGATCTGGCGATCGAGTTTCTCGATAGCCAGAAGAATTCCGAGCAGCCGTTTTTCCTGGTGGTTGCACCAGGGCCGCCGCATGATCCGTATGGCGCGCCAGAAGAATATCTGAAGCACGTGAATCCCGATCAGCTCAAGCTGCGCGGGAATTATGAGGAGTTCGAGGGGGGGCCGACGCGCAAGGATCTGGCTGGCTACTATGCTGCCTGTACGGCGGTGGATGCGCAGGTCGGACGTCTGCGCCGTCATCTGGCCACGACGCGTCATGCAGAGGATACCGCGTTGATTTTTAGCTCCGACCATGGCGACATGCTGGGTTCGCACGGGCTTCGGCTCAAGCGGAAGCCTTATGAGGAGTCGATTCGCGTGCCGGGAATCATCCACTATCCGCGTGTCGTCAAGCCGGGCCGGGTGAATTTGAACATGCTGGCGCATATCGATATTCCGGCCACCACTTTGGGCCTCTGCGGTGTGGATGTGCCTTCCAACTTCCAGGGGCTGGATCTCTCCACGACGGTTGCCGGAAGGACCGACCGGACCCGCAAAGAGACCTTCTTCCAAATTTTTGGACCCTACAACGGGGACGGTACGGTCGCGGGCTGGCGCGCGATTCGCACGGATCGCTATCTGTATGCCCGGTATGTTGATAAGCCCTGGGTTCTCTTCGACATGGACAACGATCCGTTCCAACGCCGCAATCTGGTTGGTGATCCACAAGCGCGCACCTTCGTGCTGCCGGATCTGGAGGCGCGCTTAAAGGGACAGATGCAGCGGACCGGGGATTCCTGGAGTTTCAATTGGTCTGCACCGGTCGAAGATGCAGGCCGATTGTATAAGAATCGGACCTATTCTTCGGTAGCTGAGTATTTGAACTCGCCACAATAG